The Thermodesulfobacteriota bacterium genome has a segment encoding these proteins:
- the cas1e gene encoding type I-E CRISPR-associated endonuclease Cas1e translates to MLPPLKPIPVKDRVSVVFVEKGQLDVLDGAFVVVDKHGVRTHIPVGGVACLMLEIGTRVSHAAVVLAARVGCLLVWVGEGGVRLYSAGQPGGARADRLLYQASLALDDAARLKAVRKMYALRFKEEPPARRSVEQLRGIEGARVRKMYELIARQHRVEWKWRNYDHTEWGSGDVPNRCLSAATACLYGVTEAAILAAGYAPAVGFIHTGKPQSFVYDIADIFKFETVVPVAFRIAATQPQAPERAVRIACRDAFRQTKLLARIIPTIEQVLAAGDLPVPKPPEESVAPAIPNKEQLGDAGHRG, encoded by the coding sequence ATGCTCCCACCCTTGAAGCCCATCCCCGTCAAGGACCGCGTGTCGGTCGTGTTCGTCGAGAAGGGGCAGCTCGACGTGCTGGACGGGGCCTTCGTCGTGGTGGACAAGCACGGAGTGCGCACCCACATCCCGGTGGGCGGCGTGGCCTGCCTGATGTTGGAGATCGGCACGCGAGTTTCCCACGCGGCCGTGGTGCTGGCCGCCCGGGTCGGGTGCCTCCTCGTCTGGGTCGGCGAGGGCGGCGTGCGGCTCTACTCCGCCGGCCAACCGGGCGGCGCCCGCGCGGACCGGCTGCTCTACCAGGCCAGCCTGGCCCTGGACGACGCGGCGCGACTCAAGGCCGTGAGGAAGATGTATGCCCTCCGGTTCAAGGAGGAGCCGCCTGCCCGCCGCAGCGTGGAGCAGCTTCGGGGGATCGAGGGCGCACGGGTGCGCAAAATGTACGAGCTGATCGCTCGGCAGCACCGGGTGGAGTGGAAGTGGCGCAACTACGACCACACGGAGTGGGGCAGCGGCGATGTGCCCAACCGGTGCCTGTCCGCCGCCACCGCTTGCCTCTACGGCGTCACCGAGGCGGCGATCCTGGCCGCCGGCTATGCGCCGGCAGTGGGCTTCATCCACACGGGCAAGCCCCAGTCCTTCGTCTACGATATCGCCGACATCTTCAAGTTCGAGACGGTAGTGCCGGTGGCGTTTCGCATCGCGGCCACCCAACCTCAGGCCCCCGAGCGGGCCGTGCGGATCGCATGCCGCGACGCCTTTCGTCAGACCAAACTCCTGGCCCGGATCATCCCCACGATCGAGCAGGTGCTCGCGGCCGGCGATCTGCCCGTGCCCAAGCCGCCGGAAGAATCGGTAGCCCCGGCCATTCCCAACAAGGAGCAGCTCGGCGATGCTGGTCATCGTGGTTGA
- a CDS encoding DUF5615 family PIN-like protein, translating to MNLVADEGVDRAIIERLRADGHDVLYVSEMAPGIADETVLDLARERRAILVTSDKDFGELVFRQGRLSAGVVLLRLQGLKAAEKAALTAEALAACGPNVGGGFAVVTPRALRVRPGRGAR from the coding sequence GTGAATCTTGTCGCCGACGAGGGGGTGGACCGAGCCATCATCGAACGCCTTCGCGCTGACGGCCACGACGTGCTGTATGTGTCGGAGATGGCGCCCGGTATCGCCGACGAGACGGTGCTCGACCTCGCGAGGGAGCGGCGAGCGATCCTGGTCACGTCGGACAAGGATTTCGGCGAGCTCGTTTTTCGGCAGGGCCGGTTGTCCGCCGGCGTGGTTCTCCTGCGGCTGCAAGGGCTGAAGGCCGCCGAGAAGGCCGCCCTCACCGCCGAGGCGCTGGCTGCGTGTGGCCCAAACGTCGGCGGGGGATTTGCAGTGGTCACCCCCCGTGCCTTGCGCGTTCGCCCTGGCCGGGGCGCGAGGTGA
- the cas2e gene encoding type I-E CRISPR-associated endoribonuclease Cas2e, whose amino-acid sequence MLVIVVENAPPRLRGRLAVWLLEVRAGVYVGKYGKKVREMLWRQVQEGIEHGNAVLAWATNTESGFDFETLGQNRRIPADMDGLRLVSFLPDGPKRKEEDAGPNAT is encoded by the coding sequence ATGCTGGTCATCGTGGTTGAGAACGCACCCCCGCGGCTTCGCGGGCGCCTCGCGGTCTGGCTGCTCGAAGTACGGGCCGGCGTCTACGTGGGCAAGTATGGCAAGAAGGTGCGCGAGATGCTCTGGCGGCAGGTACAGGAGGGGATCGAGCACGGCAACGCCGTTCTCGCCTGGGCCACGAACACCGAGAGCGGCTTCGACTTCGAGACCCTCGGCCAGAATCGCCGCATACCTGCGGACATGGATGGGCTCCGGCTGGTGTCGTTCTTACCCGATGGCCCGAAGAGAAAGGAGGAAGATGCGGGGCCAAACGCGACCTAA
- a CDS encoding DUF433 domain-containing protein has translation MEPAIVSDPDVMLGKPVVRGTRITVELILEKLAAGESVDEIVEAHPRLSREAVSAALAFAAESMKAEVVHPLRKAV, from the coding sequence CCGACGTGATGCTCGGCAAGCCCGTCGTTCGGGGCACGCGGATCACCGTGGAGCTGATCCTCGAAAAACTCGCCGCGGGCGAGTCCGTCGACGAGATCGTGGAGGCCCATCCTCGCCTTTCGCGGGAAGCCGTCTCGGCCGCCTTGGCGTTCGCGGCCGAGTCGATGAAGGCCGAGGTGGTCCATCCGCTCCGGAAGGCCGTGTAG